From one Rhizobium lentis genomic stretch:
- a CDS encoding GIY-YIG nuclease family protein: MKYVYIFQSIEFPDRYYVGVTGDLRSRLAKHNAGEVSHTSKYVPWSLKTYLAFSDEAQAFAFEKYLKSASGRAFAKKRL, encoded by the coding sequence ATGAAATACGTCTACATTTTCCAGAGCATCGAATTTCCAGATCGCTATTATGTCGGTGTAACAGGCGACCTGAGGTCGCGTCTTGCAAAACACAACGCCGGAGAGGTCTCGCACACTTCAAAATACGTCCCTTGGTCGCTGAAGACGTATCTGGCTTTCTCCGATGAAGCGCAGGCCTTTGCTTTCGAGAAATATCTGAAGTCGGCCTCGGGCAGAGCATTCGCAAAGAAAAGACTCTAG
- a CDS encoding DUF2798 domain-containing protein translates to MPKAKLPKRYHTIVMPLILSLLMTSVVSAISIVRAQGLTTAALAMWPSAWALSWVIAFPVLLLVLPVVKRVTAAIVEM, encoded by the coding sequence ATGCCCAAAGCCAAACTTCCCAAACGTTACCACACGATCGTCATGCCGCTGATCCTCTCGCTGCTGATGACATCGGTCGTCTCGGCGATCAGCATCGTCCGAGCGCAAGGCCTGACCACGGCTGCGCTTGCCATGTGGCCATCCGCCTGGGCGCTCTCCTGGGTCATCGCTTTCCCCGTCCTGTTATTGGTGCTGCCGGTGGTGAAGCGGGTGACGGCAGCGATTGTGGAGATGTGA
- a CDS encoding YoaK family protein — MTRARRRRIIRTRRTLTGLALVGSISFLAGMTDATGLLLTGDFVSFMTGNTTRAALSLSEGNLNHAAVLISAILVFVLGNAAGIVIAHVSQRRIFVVLGCVGLILALASMTTAQGLMLARFFMIVFSMGMVNAAVEHIEGLPIGLTYVTGALSRFGRGIGRWIIGDRHLDWTIQIVPWGGMMLGAIAGAVLTRLSGAHALWLVSLFAMALALAAMFIPRPLQRRFNQKLAPHRSAAQRSR, encoded by the coding sequence ATGACCAGAGCAAGACGCCGCCGTATCATCCGCACACGACGAACCCTGACCGGGCTTGCCCTCGTCGGCTCGATTTCGTTTCTTGCCGGCATGACCGATGCGACCGGCCTGCTGCTGACCGGCGATTTCGTCTCGTTCATGACCGGCAATACGACGCGGGCGGCACTCTCCCTGAGTGAGGGCAATCTCAATCACGCGGCGGTGCTGATCTCCGCCATTCTGGTTTTCGTGCTCGGCAATGCGGCCGGCATCGTCATCGCCCATGTCTCGCAGCGCCGCATTTTCGTCGTGCTCGGCTGCGTCGGCCTCATTCTGGCGCTGGCTTCGATGACGACGGCGCAAGGCCTGATGCTGGCGCGGTTCTTCATGATCGTTTTTTCCATGGGCATGGTGAATGCTGCCGTCGAACATATCGAAGGCCTGCCGATCGGCCTGACTTATGTCACCGGTGCACTGTCGCGCTTCGGCCGCGGCATCGGCCGCTGGATCATCGGCGATCGCCATCTCGACTGGACGATTCAGATCGTGCCCTGGGGCGGCATGATGCTCGGCGCGATCGCCGGTGCGGTCCTGACGCGGCTGAGCGGCGCCCATGCGCTGTGGCTTGTCTCCCTCTTCGCCATGGCGCTGGCGCTTGCCGCCATGTTCATTCCCCGGCCGCTGCAGCGGCGCTTCAACCAGAAGCTCGCGCCGCACCGCTCGGCGGCCCAGCGCTCGAGATAG
- a CDS encoding YdcF family protein, protein MFVISKLVWIFAQPLSLAFFLVFLALLAGLLRWRAFSILGAAGSALILFVTLYTTAGNLLMQGLEQRFAKPAADPESLQCMIVLGGAFENEVNTTRHGIEFNAAADRLIEALRLGQKFPQSRILVSGGDGSISGIYEGDAAASERFFPLFGVGKDRLIEERQSRTTFENAVNTKEFLASQGLSHCLLITSGFHMPRSVGIFRKLGIDIVPWPTDYRTDGQVKPDLDFTQPNLNAQNMATAIREWYGLIGYYLAGRTSELYPQ, encoded by the coding sequence TTGTTCGTCATTTCGAAGCTTGTCTGGATTTTCGCTCAGCCGCTGTCGCTGGCATTCTTCCTCGTGTTCCTTGCCCTGCTTGCAGGCCTTCTGCGCTGGCGGGCCTTCAGTATTCTCGGCGCCGCGGGTTCGGCCCTCATCCTCTTCGTCACGCTCTACACCACGGCCGGCAACCTGCTGATGCAGGGGCTCGAGCAGCGCTTCGCAAAGCCTGCCGCCGATCCAGAGAGCCTGCAATGCATGATCGTGCTCGGCGGCGCCTTCGAAAATGAGGTGAACACGACGCGTCACGGCATAGAGTTCAACGCCGCGGCCGACCGCCTCATCGAAGCCCTGCGCCTCGGGCAGAAATTTCCGCAGTCGCGCATTCTCGTGTCGGGTGGCGACGGCTCGATCTCCGGCATATACGAAGGCGATGCGGCGGCATCAGAGCGGTTCTTTCCGCTTTTCGGTGTCGGCAAGGATCGCCTGATCGAGGAGAGGCAATCGCGTACCACCTTCGAAAACGCCGTCAATACCAAGGAATTCCTGGCAAGCCAGGGGCTTTCCCACTGCCTGCTGATCACCTCGGGTTTCCATATGCCGCGCTCCGTCGGCATCTTCCGCAAGCTCGGCATCGATATCGTGCCCTGGCCGACCGATTATCGCACCGACGGGCAGGTGAAACCGGACCTGGATTTCACCCAGCCGAACCTCAATGCCCAGAATATGGCGACGGCGATCCGCGAATGGTACGGCCTGATCGGCTATTATCTCGCCGGCCGGACATCGGAGCTTTACCCGCAATAG
- a CDS encoding trimeric intracellular cation channel family protein produces the protein MSLLVYLDYAGIALFAATGALAASRKQLDLIGFLFFAMVTGTGGGTVRDIVLGRVPVFWVLNPAYILVCCIMGVIVFFTAHLLESRYRLLIWLDAIGLAAYCVLGAAKGLAATGSPTIAIVTGTLTATFGGILRDLMANEPSVLLRPEIYVTAALIGAGVFTLANALGMPLYLASGCGVVAAFAVRGGALWFGWTFPIYKHKPGRHPDDVM, from the coding sequence ATGTCCTTGCTCGTCTATCTCGATTATGCCGGCATTGCGCTGTTTGCCGCGACAGGTGCGCTCGCCGCCTCACGCAAGCAGCTGGATCTGATCGGCTTTCTGTTTTTTGCCATGGTGACGGGAACCGGCGGCGGCACCGTGCGCGACATCGTGCTCGGCCGCGTGCCGGTCTTCTGGGTGCTGAACCCCGCCTATATCCTCGTCTGCTGCATCATGGGCGTCATCGTCTTCTTCACCGCCCATCTGCTGGAATCGCGCTATCGCCTGCTGATCTGGCTGGATGCGATCGGCCTTGCCGCCTATTGCGTGCTCGGCGCCGCCAAGGGCCTTGCCGCCACCGGCTCGCCGACCATCGCGATCGTCACCGGCACATTGACGGCGACCTTCGGCGGCATCCTGCGCGATCTGATGGCAAACGAGCCTTCGGTGCTGTTGCGGCCCGAAATCTATGTGACGGCGGCTCTGATCGGCGCCGGCGTGTTCACGCTCGCCAATGCGCTCGGAATGCCGCTCTATCTCGCCTCCGGCTGTGGCGTCGTGGCCGCCTTTGCCGTTCGCGGCGGAGCCCTGTGGTTCGGCTGGACCTTCCCGATTTACAAGCACAAACCGGGACGTCATCCCGACGACGTGATGTGA
- the irrA gene encoding iron response transcriptional regulator IrrA: MTGALPIAIEVRLRGAGLRPTRQRVALGDLLFAKGDRHLTVEELHEEAVAAGVPVSLATVYNTLHQFTEAGLIRVLAVESAKTYFDTNVSDHHHFFIEGENEVVDIPVSNLTIGNLPEPPEGMEIAHVDVVIRLRAKQG, from the coding sequence ATGACGGGTGCACTCCCGATCGCAATAGAGGTAAGGCTGCGCGGCGCCGGCCTGCGCCCCACCCGCCAGCGCGTCGCGCTCGGCGACCTTCTGTTTGCCAAGGGCGACCGGCATCTTACCGTCGAGGAACTGCACGAAGAGGCGGTTGCCGCCGGTGTGCCGGTTTCGCTGGCGACCGTCTACAACACGTTGCACCAGTTCACCGAAGCCGGTCTCATTCGCGTCCTCGCCGTCGAGAGCGCTAAGACCTATTTCGACACCAATGTTTCCGACCACCACCATTTCTTCATCGAAGGCGAAAACGAGGTGGTCGACATTCCGGTCAGCAACCTGACGATCGGCAATCTGCCGGAGCCGCCGGAGGGCATGGAGATCGCCCATGTCGACGTGGTGATCCGCCTGCGGGCCAAGCAGGGCTGA
- the fabA gene encoding 3-hydroxyacyl-[acyl-carrier-protein] dehydratase FabA, producing MTTRQSSFSYEELIACAHGELFGPGNAQLPLPPMLMVHRITDISETGGAFDKGYLRAEYDVRPDDWYFPCHFEGNPIMPGCLGLDGMWQLTGFFLGWLGEEGRGMALSTGEVKFKGMVRPHTKLIEYGIDFKRVMRGRLVLGTADGWLKADGETIYQAADLRVGLSKDKTA from the coding sequence ATGACAACCAGACAGTCCAGCTTCTCGTATGAAGAACTCATCGCTTGCGCCCATGGCGAGCTGTTCGGACCCGGCAATGCGCAGCTGCCGCTTCCACCCATGCTGATGGTTCACCGCATCACGGACATATCCGAAACGGGCGGCGCCTTCGACAAGGGCTATCTCAGGGCCGAATACGACGTCCGCCCCGACGACTGGTACTTTCCCTGCCATTTCGAAGGCAATCCGATCATGCCGGGCTGCCTCGGCCTCGACGGCATGTGGCAGTTGACCGGTTTCTTCCTGGGCTGGCTCGGCGAGGAAGGTCGCGGCATGGCGCTGTCGACAGGCGAAGTGAAGTTCAAGGGCATGGTCCGGCCACATACGAAGCTGATCGAATACGGCATCGACTTCAAGCGCGTCATGCGCGGTCGTCTCGTGCTCGGCACGGCCGACGGCTGGCTGAAGGCGGACGGAGAGACCATATACCAGGCGGCCGACCTTCGCGTCGGTCTATCGAAAGACAAGACCGCCTGA
- the fabB gene encoding beta-ketoacyl-ACP synthase I, which translates to MRRVVVTGLGIVSSIGSDAAEVTESLRQAKSGISFSNDFAEHGFKCQVWGSPKLGPAELADLVDRRAMRFLSQGGAWNHVAMKQAIADSGLEEKDYAQNERAGIIMGSGGPSTRTLIEAAEITIKNNSPKRIGPFAVPKAMSSTASATLATWFKIHGVNYSISSACSTSAHCIGNAAEMIQWGKQDVMFAGGHEDLDWTMSNLFDAMGAMSSKYNDTPDTASRAYDVNRDGFVIAGGAGVLVLEELERAKARGAKIYAEIVGYGATSDGYDMVAPSGEGAIRCMRQALATVKGEVDYINTHGTSTPVGDSKEIGAIREVFGAKIPHIQSTKSLTGHSLGAAGVQESIYSLLMMQQGFIGESAHITELDPEFDGVPIVRKRIDNAKIDTALSNSFGFGGTNATLVFQRYNG; encoded by the coding sequence ATGAGACGGGTAGTTGTCACGGGTCTGGGTATCGTTTCCTCGATCGGGAGCGACGCGGCCGAGGTCACCGAATCCTTGCGCCAGGCAAAGTCGGGTATTTCCTTTTCCAACGATTTCGCCGAACACGGCTTCAAGTGCCAGGTCTGGGGCAGTCCGAAGCTCGGCCCGGCGGAACTTGCCGATCTGGTCGATCGCCGTGCCATGCGCTTCCTGTCGCAGGGCGGTGCCTGGAACCATGTCGCCATGAAGCAGGCGATCGCCGATTCCGGTCTGGAAGAGAAGGACTACGCTCAGAACGAACGCGCCGGCATCATCATGGGATCCGGCGGCCCGTCCACCCGCACCCTCATCGAGGCGGCAGAAATCACCATCAAGAACAACAGCCCGAAGCGCATCGGTCCCTTCGCCGTGCCAAAGGCGATGTCTTCGACCGCCTCGGCGACGCTTGCCACCTGGTTCAAGATCCACGGCGTCAATTATTCGATCTCGTCGGCCTGCTCGACCTCTGCTCATTGCATCGGCAACGCCGCCGAAATGATCCAGTGGGGCAAGCAGGACGTGATGTTTGCCGGCGGCCATGAAGATCTCGACTGGACGATGTCCAATCTCTTCGATGCCATGGGTGCCATGTCCTCCAAGTACAACGACACGCCCGATACCGCCTCGCGCGCCTATGACGTCAACCGCGACGGTTTCGTCATCGCCGGCGGTGCCGGCGTGCTGGTGCTGGAAGAGCTGGAGCGCGCCAAGGCGCGCGGCGCCAAGATCTACGCCGAAATCGTCGGCTACGGCGCGACCTCGGACGGCTACGACATGGTTGCTCCGTCGGGCGAGGGCGCTATCCGCTGCATGCGCCAGGCGCTCGCAACGGTGAAGGGCGAGGTCGACTATATCAACACCCACGGCACATCGACGCCGGTCGGCGACAGCAAGGAAATCGGCGCCATCCGCGAAGTGTTCGGCGCCAAGATCCCGCATATCCAGTCGACCAAATCGCTGACGGGCCATTCGCTTGGTGCGGCCGGCGTGCAGGAATCGATCTATTCCCTGCTGATGATGCAGCAAGGCTTTATCGGCGAAAGCGCCCATATCACCGAGCTCGATCCCGAATTCGACGGTGTGCCGATCGTGCGCAAGCGCATCGATAATGCGAAGATCGACACCGCCCTCTCCAACTCCTTCGGCTTCGGCGGCACGAACGCCACGCTGGTCTTCCAGCGCTACAACGGATAA
- the fabI gene encoding enoyl-ACP reductase FabI, producing the protein MTGIMQGKRGLVMGVANNHSIAWGISKALAAQGAELAFTYQGDALGKRVKPLAAELGSDFVLPCDVEDIASVDAVVDALGDRWGKLDFIVHAIGFSDKNELKGLYADTTRENFSRTMVISCFSFTEIARRCAPLMEGSGAMLTLTYNGSTRVIPNYNVMGVAKAALEASVRYLAADYGPRGIRVNAISAGPIRTLAGAGISDARAILSWNQRNAPLRKTVTIDQVGNSALYLLSDLSAGVTGEIHFVDAGFNITSMPTLDTLRKADVE; encoded by the coding sequence ATGACGGGAATCATGCAGGGTAAGCGCGGGCTCGTCATGGGCGTCGCCAATAACCACTCGATCGCCTGGGGGATTTCAAAGGCTCTCGCCGCACAGGGTGCGGAGCTCGCCTTCACCTATCAGGGCGATGCGCTGGGCAAGCGCGTCAAGCCGCTGGCTGCCGAGCTCGGCTCGGATTTCGTACTGCCCTGCGACGTCGAGGACATCGCTTCGGTCGATGCCGTCGTCGACGCGCTTGGCGACCGCTGGGGCAAGCTCGATTTCATCGTCCACGCCATCGGTTTTTCCGACAAGAACGAGCTGAAGGGACTCTACGCCGATACGACGCGGGAGAATTTCAGCCGCACCATGGTCATCTCCTGTTTCTCCTTCACCGAGATCGCCAGGCGCTGCGCTCCGCTGATGGAAGGCAGTGGCGCGATGCTGACTTTGACCTATAACGGCTCGACGCGCGTCATTCCGAACTACAATGTCATGGGCGTCGCCAAGGCGGCGCTCGAGGCTTCGGTGCGTTATCTCGCCGCCGACTACGGCCCGCGCGGCATTCGCGTCAACGCCATTTCCGCCGGCCCGATCCGTACGCTCGCCGGCGCCGGCATCTCGGATGCGCGCGCGATTCTCTCCTGGAATCAGCGCAATGCGCCGCTGCGCAAGACCGTGACCATCGACCAGGTCGGCAATTCGGCGCTCTATCTGCTCTCCGACCTCTCCGCCGGCGTCACCGGCGAGATCCACTTCGTCGATGCCGGCTTCAACATCACCTCCATGCCGACGCTGGATACTCTGCGCAAGGCAGACGTCGAATAG
- a CDS encoding class I SAM-dependent methyltransferase: MSRETLKTLFHPFASGTIQPPGEGERVLFLGAEAGFALPDGFAASLSAVQGFRPLYRQLLAQRVEATPEIDGEDYDAALVLCTKHKGENEANLAAAITRTRAGGLIVVAGAKEDGIQPLRKRLEGFGLAIDHMPKYHGVAFWFGRPADASDIVSKLAKAPVRVDDRFHAAAGMFSHDRIDAGSELLASRLPQDFTGDVADFGAGWGYLSVEMAQRSRGLARLDLYEANHASLEAARDNLAENCPNAPARFFWHDLAGEPVKDKYDLVIMNPPFHEGHAAEPSLGQAMIKAAASALRGGGRLMLVANRGLPYEPVLAANFRESGETCRNARFKVLWAKK, encoded by the coding sequence ATGAGCCGCGAAACGCTGAAGACCCTGTTCCATCCCTTTGCCAGCGGCACAATACAGCCGCCCGGCGAAGGCGAGCGTGTGCTCTTCCTCGGGGCCGAGGCAGGCTTTGCGCTACCGGACGGTTTTGCCGCCTCGCTCAGCGCCGTGCAGGGTTTCCGGCCGCTCTACCGCCAGCTGCTCGCGCAGCGGGTGGAAGCGACACCTGAGATTGACGGCGAGGACTATGACGCAGCGCTCGTGCTCTGCACCAAGCACAAGGGTGAGAACGAGGCCAATCTCGCTGCCGCGATCACCCGCACGCGGGCCGGCGGGCTGATCGTCGTTGCCGGCGCCAAGGAGGACGGCATCCAGCCGCTGCGCAAGCGCTTGGAAGGTTTCGGCCTCGCCATCGACCATATGCCGAAATATCACGGCGTCGCCTTCTGGTTCGGCCGGCCGGCCGATGCCAGCGACATTGTCTCCAAACTGGCAAAGGCGCCGGTGCGCGTCGACGATCGCTTCCATGCGGCCGCCGGCATGTTCTCCCACGACCGGATCGACGCCGGATCAGAACTGCTCGCCTCGCGCCTGCCGCAGGATTTTACCGGAGACGTGGCGGATTTCGGCGCGGGGTGGGGCTACCTCTCGGTCGAGATGGCGCAGAGATCGCGCGGACTGGCGCGCCTTGACCTCTACGAGGCCAACCACGCCTCCCTGGAGGCTGCGAGGGATAATCTTGCGGAGAACTGCCCGAACGCGCCTGCGCGCTTCTTCTGGCACGATCTGGCGGGCGAGCCGGTCAAGGACAAATACGATCTAGTCATCATGAACCCGCCCTTCCATGAGGGACACGCCGCCGAGCCCTCGCTCGGCCAGGCAATGATCAAGGCCGCCGCATCCGCCCTTCGCGGCGGCGGCCGGCTGATGCTCGTCGCCAACCGCGGCCTGCCTTATGAGCCGGTCCTGGCGGCCAATTTCAGGGAAAGCGGCGAAACCTGCCGCAATGCGCGCTTCAAGGTGCTGTGGGCGAAGAAATAA
- the pnp gene encoding polyribonucleotide nucleotidyltransferase: MFDTHSVEIEWAGRPLKLETGKIARQADGAVLATYGETVVLATVVSAKAPKPGQDFFPLTVNYQEKTYAAGKIPGGYFKREGRPSENETLVSRLIDRPIRPLFPEGYKNDTQVVVTVVQHDLENNPDILSMIATSAALTLSGVPFMGPVGGARVGYINGEYVLNPHLDEMDESSLDLVVAGTYDAVLMVESEAKELNEDVMLGAVMFGHKGFQPVLDAIIKLAEVAAKEPRDFQPEDYSELEGEMLTHFEAELREAYKITLKADRYAAVDAVKAKVKAHFLPEGVEAKYTAEEVGAIFKHLQAKIVRWNILDTKSRIDGRDLETVRPIVAEVGLLPRTHGSALFTRGETQAIVVATLGTGEDEQYVDSLTGMYKENFMLHYNFPPYSVGETGRMGSPGRREIGHGKLAWRAIHPMLPTAEQFPYTLRVVSEITESNGSSSMATVCGTSLALMDAGVPLAKPVAGIAMGLILEGDRFAVLSDILGDEDHLGDMDFKVAGTADGITSLQMDIKIAGITEEIMKVALGQAKGGRAHILGEMAKAITESRGQLGEFAPRIEVMNIPVDKIREVIGSGGKVIREIVEKTGAKINIEDDGTVKIASSSGKEIEAARKWIHSIVAEPEIGQIYEGTVVKTADFGAFVNFFGARDGLVHISQLASERVAKTQDVVKEGDKVWVKLLGFDERGKVRLSMKVVDQATGQEIANEKKKEEAAE, translated from the coding sequence ATGTTTGATACACACAGCGTTGAAATCGAGTGGGCCGGCCGCCCGCTGAAGCTCGAAACCGGCAAGATCGCCCGTCAGGCCGACGGCGCGGTTCTCGCCACCTACGGCGAAACCGTCGTTCTCGCCACCGTCGTCTCGGCTAAGGCGCCGAAGCCCGGCCAGGACTTCTTTCCGCTGACCGTCAACTACCAGGAAAAGACCTACGCCGCCGGCAAGATTCCCGGCGGCTATTTCAAGCGCGAGGGACGTCCGAGCGAAAACGAGACCCTCGTTTCCCGCCTGATCGACCGCCCGATCCGCCCGCTCTTCCCGGAAGGCTACAAGAACGACACGCAGGTCGTCGTCACCGTCGTACAGCATGACCTCGAGAACAATCCCGATATCCTGTCGATGATCGCCACTTCGGCGGCGCTGACGCTGTCCGGCGTTCCCTTCATGGGCCCGGTCGGCGGCGCGCGCGTCGGCTACATCAACGGCGAGTATGTTCTCAACCCGCATCTCGACGAGATGGATGAATCGAGCCTCGACCTTGTCGTCGCCGGCACCTATGACGCCGTGCTGATGGTCGAATCCGAAGCCAAGGAACTCAACGAAGACGTCATGCTCGGCGCCGTGATGTTCGGCCACAAGGGCTTCCAACCGGTTCTCGACGCGATCATCAAGCTCGCCGAAGTCGCCGCCAAGGAGCCGCGCGACTTCCAGCCGGAAGACTATTCCGAGCTCGAAGGCGAGATGCTGACGCATTTCGAAGCCGAACTGCGCGAAGCCTATAAGATCACCCTGAAGGCAGACCGCTACGCCGCCGTCGACGCCGTCAAGGCCAAGGTGAAGGCCCACTTCCTGCCGGAAGGCGTCGAAGCCAAGTATACGGCCGAAGAAGTCGGCGCGATCTTCAAGCACCTGCAGGCCAAGATCGTCCGCTGGAACATTCTCGACACCAAGAGCCGCATCGACGGCCGCGACCTCGAGACGGTTCGCCCGATCGTTGCCGAAGTCGGCCTGCTGCCGCGCACACACGGTTCGGCCCTCTTCACCCGCGGTGAAACCCAGGCGATCGTCGTTGCCACGCTCGGCACCGGCGAAGATGAGCAGTATGTCGATTCCTTGACGGGCATGTACAAGGAAAACTTCATGCTGCACTACAACTTCCCGCCCTACTCGGTCGGTGAAACGGGCCGCATGGGCTCTCCGGGCCGCCGCGAAATCGGCCACGGCAAACTCGCATGGCGCGCCATTCATCCGATGCTGCCGACGGCGGAGCAGTTCCCCTACACGCTGCGCGTCGTTTCCGAAATCACCGAATCCAACGGCTCCTCGTCGATGGCGACCGTCTGCGGCACCTCGCTGGCGTTGATGGATGCCGGCGTTCCGCTGGCAAAGCCGGTTGCCGGCATCGCCATGGGTCTGATCCTGGAAGGCGACCGCTTCGCCGTCCTCTCCGACATCCTCGGTGACGAAGACCACCTCGGCGACATGGACTTCAAGGTCGCTGGTACTGCTGACGGCATCACCTCGCTGCAGATGGACATCAAGATCGCCGGCATCACCGAAGAGATCATGAAGGTCGCTCTGGGCCAGGCCAAGGGCGGTCGCGCCCACATCCTCGGCGAAATGGCCAAGGCGATCACCGAAAGCCGCGGCCAGCTCGGCGAGTTCGCACCGCGCATCGAAGTCATGAACATTCCGGTCGACAAGATCCGCGAAGTCATCGGCTCCGGCGGCAAGGTCATTCGCGAAATCGTCGAGAAGACCGGCGCCAAGATCAACATCGAGGACGACGGCACCGTCAAGATCGCCTCCTCTTCCGGCAAGGAAATCGAAGCCGCCCGCAAGTGGATCCACTCGATTGTCGCCGAGCCTGAAATCGGTCAGATCTATGAAGGCACGGTCGTCAAGACCGCCGACTTCGGCGCCTTCGTCAACTTCTTCGGCGCCCGTGACGGCCTCGTCCACATCTCGCAGCTCGCTTCCGAGCGTGTTGCCAAGACGCAGGACGTCGTCAAGGAAGGCGACAAGGTCTGGGTCAAGCTGCTCGGCTTCGACGAGCGCGGCAAGGTCCGCCTGTCGATGAAGGTGGTCGACCAGGCCACCGGCCAGGAGATCGCGAACGAGAAGAAAAAGGAAGAAGCGGCCGAATAA
- the rpsO gene encoding 30S ribosomal protein S15, producing MSITAERKAALIKEYATAEGDTGSPEVQVAILTERINNLTEHFKDHKKDNHSRRGLLTMVSSRRSLLDYLKKKDEGRYSKLINSLGIRR from the coding sequence ATGTCGATCACTGCTGAGCGCAAGGCTGCGCTGATCAAGGAATACGCAACCGCCGAAGGCGACACCGGTTCTCCGGAAGTTCAGGTCGCGATCCTGACTGAACGCATCAACAACCTGACCGAACACTTCAAGGACCACAAGAAGGATAACCATTCCCGCCGTGGCCTGCTGACGATGGTTTCGAGCCGCCGCTCGCTTCTTGATTATCTCAAGAAGAAGGATGAAGGCCGCTATTCCAAGCTGATCAACAGCCTGGGTATCCGCCGCTAA
- a CDS encoding alpha/beta fold hydrolase yields MRRISGILTFFSLFLILAGAQAAERWAELPAFPSMPAPKTSGMADVNDIKMYYAEYGEGDPILFIHGGLGNADVWGHQVAEFAKDHLVIVADSRGHGRSTRSAQPFGYDLMTSDYVALLDHLKIDKVTLVGWSDGGIIGIDMAMNHPEKLTRVIAQAANVTTDGVKADVLENKTFSHYIDVAGDQYKKLSPTPTEYQAFFTQISEMWATQPAWTAADLAKISVPVTLAIGDHDEAVKLDHTELMAKEIPGARLVILKSASHFAMLQDPAGYNRMIRDAMAGR; encoded by the coding sequence ATGCGCAGAATTTCCGGAATACTGACGTTCTTTTCGCTGTTCCTGATCCTTGCCGGCGCCCAAGCCGCCGAACGCTGGGCCGAGCTTCCGGCCTTTCCTTCGATGCCCGCGCCGAAGACCAGCGGCATGGCCGACGTGAACGACATCAAGATGTATTACGCCGAATATGGTGAAGGCGACCCGATTCTCTTCATCCATGGCGGTCTTGGGAATGCCGACGTCTGGGGTCATCAGGTGGCCGAATTTGCAAAGGATCATCTGGTTATCGTCGCCGACAGCCGCGGTCACGGCCGCTCGACACGCAGCGCGCAGCCTTTCGGTTACGATCTGATGACCTCGGACTACGTCGCTCTTCTCGACCATCTGAAGATCGACAAGGTGACTCTGGTCGGTTGGTCGGACGGCGGCATCATCGGCATCGACATGGCGATGAACCATCCGGAGAAACTGACTCGCGTCATCGCCCAGGCGGCCAACGTCACGACCGATGGTGTCAAGGCCGACGTCTTGGAGAACAAGACCTTCAGCCACTACATCGACGTCGCCGGCGACCAGTACAAAAAGCTTTCGCCGACGCCGACCGAATACCAAGCCTTTTTCACGCAGATCTCCGAGATGTGGGCGACCCAGCCGGCCTGGACAGCCGCCGATCTTGCGAAGATCTCGGTGCCGGTCACGCTTGCGATCGGCGATCATGATGAAGCCGTCAAGCTCGACCACACGGAGTTGATGGCAAAGGAGATTCCCGGCGCCAGGCTCGTAATCCTGAAGAGTGCGAGCCATTTCGCCATGCTGCAGGATCCCGCGGGGTATAACAGGATGATCCGGGATGCGATGGCGGGGCGCTGA